In one Streptomyces sp. NBC_00597 genomic region, the following are encoded:
- a CDS encoding DUF4232 domain-containing protein, translating to MVGTRWVVGVVGVVCLAGLVVGCDTPPPPAAAPGPDPVGAAPAPRSPQPGPSAGSPQPEDCPEGGVRLREGSGDSAMGLRVADIQLVNCGAQPYVLQGYPEVRLLDRKRAPVEVTVVHGGEGITGAPTGVDGDPQQVELRPGQAAAVGMVWRNLVTDTTVPAAEGWVVEVTPRAGAPRVELELGHSVDLGNTGKLGIGPWKAMAR from the coding sequence ATGGTGGGGACTCGGTGGGTCGTGGGGGTTGTCGGAGTCGTCTGCTTGGCGGGGCTGGTGGTGGGGTGCGATACGCCGCCCCCGCCCGCGGCGGCGCCGGGGCCCGATCCGGTGGGGGCCGCGCCCGCCCCCCGTTCCCCGCAGCCCGGACCCTCGGCCGGCTCCCCGCAGCCGGAGGACTGTCCCGAGGGGGGCGTGCGGTTGCGGGAGGGGAGCGGGGATTCCGCGATGGGGCTCCGGGTCGCCGACATCCAGCTGGTCAACTGCGGTGCGCAGCCGTACGTGCTCCAGGGCTATCCGGAGGTCCGGCTGCTGGACAGGAAACGGGCCCCCGTGGAGGTGACGGTCGTGCACGGCGGTGAGGGGATCACCGGTGCACCGACCGGCGTGGACGGTGATCCGCAGCAGGTGGAGCTCCGGCCCGGTCAGGCGGCCGCGGTCGGGATGGTGTGGCGGAACCTGGTGACCGATACGACGGTGCCCGCCGCAGAGGGATGGGTGGTGGAGGTGACGCCGCGGGCCGGTGCGCCCCGGGTGGAACTGGAGCTGGGCCATTCCGTCGACCTCGGGAACACCGGGAAGCTCGGGATCGGCCCCTGGAAGGCCATGGCCCGCTGA
- a CDS encoding aspartate aminotransferase family protein: MDRTLASDLARLPDLLEATRRTAADALEALDARPVVPLVPHVSLTPPQAEPPLPVHATGTESALDEFAQRWAPRLSASAGPRYLGFVTGGATPAALVGDWLTSVHDQNSNSALDGAGQDLERETTTWLRELFGLTDAHTGTFVSGATMSNTTGLAIAREWLGERLGVSPSEDGAAALGPVRVLSGAPHSSIAKALSVLGLGRGSLVPVPTLPGREAVDPAALDRALADTSGPAVVVANAGTVNTVDFDDLRAISALRERHAFWLHTDAAFGAFAALSPEHAHLVDGLDDSDSVCIDLHKWLNVPYDSAVQFTRRQDLQARVFQNAAAYLGPLGDHPDLVHLTPENSHRLRALAAWFTLRAYGREGHREIVERDIACARALGAELEQDPAFRLLAPVHLNVVCFTLAENPTQARLTALREAAQEEVFVTPTVYAGTPALRAAFSNWRTTQADVRRAARALREAAAQGAHATRTARTAAKGTT; encoded by the coding sequence ATGGACCGCACGCTCGCCTCCGACCTCGCCCGCCTCCCCGACCTCCTGGAGGCCACCCGCCGCACCGCCGCCGACGCCCTAGAAGCCCTGGACGCCCGTCCCGTCGTACCGCTCGTACCCCACGTATCCCTGACCCCGCCGCAAGCGGAGCCGCCCCTCCCCGTCCACGCCACCGGCACGGAATCCGCCCTCGACGAGTTCGCGCAGCGCTGGGCGCCGCGCCTCTCCGCCTCCGCCGGCCCCCGCTACCTCGGTTTCGTCACCGGCGGAGCCACCCCCGCCGCCCTCGTCGGGGACTGGTTGACCTCCGTCCACGACCAGAACTCCAACTCCGCCCTGGACGGCGCCGGCCAGGACCTCGAACGCGAAACCACCACCTGGCTCCGCGAGCTCTTCGGCCTCACCGACGCGCACACCGGGACCTTCGTCAGCGGCGCCACCATGTCCAACACCACCGGCCTCGCCATCGCCCGCGAGTGGCTCGGCGAACGCCTCGGCGTCTCGCCCTCCGAGGACGGCGCGGCAGCCCTCGGCCCGGTGCGCGTCCTGTCCGGAGCCCCGCACTCCTCCATCGCGAAGGCCCTGTCCGTCCTCGGCCTCGGCCGCGGCTCCCTCGTCCCCGTCCCCACCCTCCCCGGCCGCGAGGCCGTCGATCCCGCCGCCCTGGACCGCGCCCTCGCCGACACCTCCGGCCCGGCCGTCGTCGTCGCCAACGCCGGCACCGTCAACACGGTGGACTTCGACGACCTCCGAGCGATCTCCGCTCTCCGCGAACGCCACGCGTTCTGGCTCCACACAGACGCCGCGTTCGGCGCCTTCGCCGCCCTCTCCCCGGAGCACGCCCACCTCGTCGACGGCCTCGACGACTCCGACTCCGTCTGCATCGACCTGCACAAGTGGTTGAACGTCCCCTACGACAGCGCGGTCCAGTTCACCCGCCGCCAGGACCTCCAGGCCCGGGTCTTCCAGAACGCCGCCGCCTACCTCGGCCCCCTCGGCGACCACCCCGACCTGGTCCACCTCACCCCCGAGAACTCGCACCGACTGCGCGCTCTCGCCGCCTGGTTCACGCTGCGCGCGTACGGCCGCGAAGGCCACCGCGAGATCGTCGAGCGCGACATCGCCTGCGCCCGGGCCCTCGGCGCCGAACTGGAGCAGGACCCCGCCTTCCGTCTGCTGGCCCCGGTCCACCTGAACGTCGTCTGCTTCACCCTCGCCGAAAACCCCACGCAGGCCCGCCTGACGGCCCTGCGGGAGGCGGCTCAGGAGGAGGTCTTCGTCACCCCCACGGTCTACGCGGGAACCCCCGCCCTGCGTGCGGCGTTCTCCAATTGGCGTACCACGCAGGCCGACGTGCGCCGGGCCGCGCGGGCCCTGCGTGAGGCGGCGGCACAGGGGGCACACGCGACACGGACGG